The sequence below is a genomic window from Tenacibaculum tangerinum.
GCTAATAACAAACTTAAATTTGTATCTTTAACTAAACCTTTTGTAGAAATACTAGAATCGAACTAGTGGCATATCGCCTTCCAAAATTTCTCTATCTATATCGCTCCCTAAAAGCGGATGCAAATATATAAACTATTTTTATTCTGACAAAAACTTTTTTAAGTTTTTTTTCGTTTATACTACCGCACTATTTTAATGAACTCACTCCCTAAAAAAACAGGATTGCAAAGATACTTACTTTACAAACTACTATGCAAGAAAATGCTAAACTTTTTTTATCCTTTTTCTATACCCTATTTCTATGAACTCCCGCTAACTTCTATGCATACCGCTTTTCCGTTTGCGGGTGCAAATATAAGAACCCTTTTCCTTATCAACAATGAGTTTTTTTAACTTTTTTTAAACCTTTTTGTAACTGTTTATATATAAAGATGTTGGCTGTTGGTAGTTGGCTGTTAGCTGTTAGCTCTTGGCTATTCGTAATGAATAATGAGGTAATGAAATAATCAGGAAATGAGGAAATGTAGGAATGATTAATAATTATAACTATTTCTAACAACTGCTTACTGATAATTGTTCTCTGATTACCATCATGAGATAACTACGTCGCTATCACTCCTCGTTATAAGGGTTGGTTTGATTACTGAAAACTAGAAATTGCTCATCGATAATTATTAAATGAATTCTCGGCTCTTGGCTATTTGCAATGAGATAATGTAGCAATGTAGCAATGTAGCAATGTAGCAATGAATTAATAACTAATTGCTGATAACTGCTTACTTCTTGCCTTTCTTCTTTTGCATCTTTGCAAACATCTTTTTATACTCTGAAACGTCTATGTATCCTCGACTTTTTGAGACGATTGTTAAATAGTCTTTGTCTAATTTTGGTTCTTGGTATTCTAATTTCTCCTCTATGTATGCTCGCTGTAGAATATCTTCTATCAGGTAATCTTCGTTCTCAGTCTCTGGTTTGTACTCGGACTTTAGAGATAACTTAAACATATTGGCTGTGGTATTATACCAAAAAGCTTTCCATCCGCTTCTTAGTTCTTTTACATTGTCAAAAGCTGTTTTTCCTGTTTGTCGATGAATTAGCTTTAATAAAATCCTCCCTTCAGTTCTTGTTAATTTCTTTAAAGGGGCTGTTAGCTCTTCTTCTAAGTATTCTTGAATTCTTTTTATGTATTTTCTTTTTTTACTTTTTGATTCTATTCTAGCTAATCGTGAGTTAACACTGTCTACTCTTTTTGCTGCTAAAATTGCATAGGGGTATGCCTTAAATACTTTTTTACGAAGCCAGTAATAGTATAATATGTCTTTTTTTTCTTTAAACTTATGCTTGGGCAGTATCGTAACTTCATTTAGTCTTATCATCAAGCTATCTCCTTCTTTGACTAGAATGTATTCGTCATTGAAATTTGGCAACGTATCTTTTATCTGCGCACTTATTGTTCCGCTTATTACTAGTAGGTATATATATAATAGTGTTTTCATTTATTTTTTTATCAGCAAAAAGAATTCCAAATGTATCATTTCTCTTTAAAACCAAAAAACTCATGATTGATTTCATGAGTTTTTATTTATTTTTTAATCACTTATTATCCTGCCATAATTGAAGCTGCTATTTTCTTGTAGGTTCCGTTTTCTAATTTTTCTCGGATTGCTGAAAATGCTTCAATTGTTTCGTCTACATCTTGAATTGTATGACGTGCTGTTGGTATTAATCTTAATATTATTAATCCTTTTGGTATTACTGGGTAGACTACTATGGAACAAAAAACTCCGTGATTTTCTCGTAAATCGTTTACCATTGCCATTGCTTCTGGTATTTCTCCTTTAAGGTATACGGGTGTAATGCATGTTTGCGTGGTTCCTAAGTCAAAACCTGCGTTTCGCAAACCTGATTGTAAGGCATTGGTTATTTTCCAGAGGTTTTCTTTTAGCTCAGGCATGGTACGAATCATATCTAATCGTTTCAATGCTCCTTTTACCATTGGCATTGGTAGGGATTTTGCAAACATTTGTGATCGCATGTTATATTGTAGGTATTGTACTACATCTTTGTCTCCTGCAAAGAAAGCTCCTATTCCTGCCATTGATTTGGCGAATGTAGCAAAATATACGTCGATTTCGTCTTGTATCCCTTGTTCAAATCCTGTTCCTCTTCCTCCTTCTCCCAGGGTTCCAAATCCGTGTGCATCGTCTACCAACAAACGGAAGTTGTATTTTTCTTTTAAAGCAACAATTTCCGCTAAGCGTCCTTGCTCTCCTCTCATACCGAATACTCCTTCAGAAACTAACAAAATTCCTCCACCTGTTTTTTCTGCCATCTTGGTAGCACGCTTCAAGTTTTTCTCGCAACTTTCTATATCGTTATGACGGTATACAAAGCGTTTTCCTGAATGTAAACGAACTCCATCAATAATACATGCATGTGTATCCATGTCATATACTATAATATCGTCTTTTCCTACTAGGGCATCTATTGCTGATACCATTCCTTGGTATCCGAAGTTTACTAAATAGGCTGCTTCTTTTCCTACAAATTCAGCACATTCTTGTTCTAATTGTTCATGGTATGTTGTATGACCTGACATCATACGTGCTCCCATAGGATACGCCATTCCGTCAGTTGCCGCAGATTCTCCGTCTACTTTTAAAACTTCTGGATGGTTTGCTAATCCTAAATAATCGTTAATACTCCAAGTAATTACTTTTTTTCCATTGAAAGTCATACGGTTAGATATTGGTCCTTCTAACTTTGGAAACACATAATACCCCTCGGCTTTATCTGCCCATTTTCCTAAAGGTCCCTTATCTCCTTTGATTCTTTCAAATAAATCTCTACTCATTTTTACTTTTTGTTTTTATACGCTGCGAAAGTAACCTTTTTTGTGGGTATTTCAAAACAACTTTCTTACTGTTTATTCTAATTTAACACTAAGTTATTTACATGCATCATCGTACTATAACTTAATTGTATTGTGGTATATTGTTCTTAATTATAGATTTTTACAGTTGGCTTCGTTTTTGTGAATTCTTTGATAAATAAGTGTTGATTTTAGTTCTCTTTTACCTGTTATTCATTTAGGTAATATCGTTTTAAAAATTAGAAGTCGAAATGAACTACCATAAGACACAACTTTTGAACTTATAAAATAATGTCAATTCATTTTCTTTTTTTATATATTCTCTATTTGTTATTTTAGGGGTTCAGTTAGGATTGTATAAAATTATTTCTTAAAACAAAAGTTATGTTACGCTTGCGTTATGCCCCCAAAAACAGCTACTGTTGCTTCCTCTTTTATATTAAATTTTAAACTGTAATGTTACATACCAGTTTCTTGGGGCAGATGGTATAATACCTGGTCCTGGATACCCTGTTGCCCTACGTGTGAAGTATTTTTCATCTAACAAGTTATTGACCCCTGCTTCTAGTTTGAAAATTTTGTATTTGTAAGAAGTTGAGAAATCTAGCACTCTATAGGCGGGAATTTCTCCTATCGTTCCTTCTCTTACTCCTCCTATATCTGCTGCTGAATTGGTAGCATCGGTATATTGTTTTGATAAATATGAATATTGAAGACTAGACAAGAAGTTTTTGTATCCAAACCTTACTCCTGTTTTTAAGTTTATATTTGGTATGAATTCCACTTTATTTCCTTCTACACCTGATTTGTTTGATTTAGTGTACTCAGAATCTATAAAAGAAAAGTTATTAAAGATGTTAAAAGAGTAGTTTGTATTTTCTATTTTTAATATTTTAATCATGTTAAAATCAATTAAGCTTTCAACACCGTAAATAAAAGCATCTCCTATATTTGTTCTTAATCTATCTCCTTTATTTTGCCCATTAGATTCTAATACAATACCTATTCTGTCATTGTAAAACAACCCAAATCCACTAATGTCATAAGAAAAAAACTTTTTATACGCTCCCCTAATTCCAAAATCGGTAGTATAACCTTTTGAGTCTTTAATGTTTTCATCAACTATAAAAGTTGGACTTACTGTTCTTATATCAGAAAATGTAACGGAACGGTAGTTTTGAGATGCATTACCGTAAAACTCAATATTATCGGTAGGTTTATAACTTGCTCCTAAACCAAATAACGCAAAACTTCTTTCTTTAGTTCTATTATCTTCGAACTCATTATC
It includes:
- a CDS encoding DUF4294 domain-containing protein — protein: MKTLLYIYLLVISGTISAQIKDTLPNFNDEYILVKEGDSLMIRLNEVTILPKHKFKEKKDILYYYWLRKKVFKAYPYAILAAKRVDSVNSRLARIESKSKKRKYIKRIQEYLEEELTAPLKKLTRTEGRILLKLIHRQTGKTAFDNVKELRSGWKAFWYNTTANMFKLSLKSEYKPETENEDYLIEDILQRAYIEEKLEYQEPKLDKDYLTIVSKSRGYIDVSEYKKMFAKMQKKKGKK
- a CDS encoding aminotransferase class I/II-fold pyridoxal phosphate-dependent enzyme, with protein sequence MSRDLFERIKGDKGPLGKWADKAEGYYVFPKLEGPISNRMTFNGKKVITWSINDYLGLANHPEVLKVDGESAATDGMAYPMGARMMSGHTTYHEQLEQECAEFVGKEAAYLVNFGYQGMVSAIDALVGKDDIIVYDMDTHACIIDGVRLHSGKRFVYRHNDIESCEKNLKRATKMAEKTGGGILLVSEGVFGMRGEQGRLAEIVALKEKYNFRLLVDDAHGFGTLGEGGRGTGFEQGIQDEIDVYFATFAKSMAGIGAFFAGDKDVVQYLQYNMRSQMFAKSLPMPMVKGALKRLDMIRTMPELKENLWKITNALQSGLRNAGFDLGTTQTCITPVYLKGEIPEAMAMVNDLRENHGVFCSIVVYPVIPKGLIILRLIPTARHTIQDVDETIEAFSAIREKLENGTYKKIAASIMAG